A window of the Carassius gibelio isolate Cgi1373 ecotype wild population from Czech Republic chromosome B16, carGib1.2-hapl.c, whole genome shotgun sequence genome harbors these coding sequences:
- the znf628 gene encoding zinc finger protein 628: MANTVATLVVQTELLPSQTPSSLSPFPSLLPSVEDGEEDGEKGEEEGKESGTVGLTGDMVTSSAPPATVAQNPEHPFQCLDCGKSFKWSSRLAHHQRSHNNERPYRCNLCPKAFKGSSALLYHQRSHSGEKPYKCDDCGKAFKRSSLLQIHRSVHTGLRTFQCSYCPLTFKWSSHYQYHLRQHTGECPYPCDSCSKAFKNSSSLRRHKNVHLGFKPYICDVCNKAFSQSTNLRQHMRIHTGERPYVCGDCGRSFTHSSNLALHRISHIEGKGKSAGKAGGADSGSAAREMEVVLTEDLNSVGMSISEMVGLVGGQEGGVGQVFLSHNTSSPVTSGTANQNILPLLTLTPTSSTVTRSEHIHMSKNDTGAGVLLFSCGSCNETFSTQSHLEEHQTLHLDGLGPGGGGVTAENSAEAEGGGVSLVGATPLLADFEEVVETTTVADSGQTAELLGLDAIRNESGQAQYDLLQSFTASVNQMPTDTGVPTAQATTECVYCGKSFKTSSGLTRHVAQAHPLALSESRSQFNCSACDRSFPLLSSLLNHQHSHTPEQRLLAEAEAEIVCPSLSLPLSSLKRDGEDGEREIHVSLIAVTEEGERRTVKPSAKASGKGARRGGGNKTSATNNERPYRCSECGKSFKGSSGLRYHMRDHTGERPYRCTECGKSFKRSSLLSIHQRVHTGVRAFQCPYCPLTFKWSSHYQYHLRQHTGERPYVCQECGKSFKNTSCLRRHSQLHSGLRPHACSVCGKAFSQTSNLKQHERTHSGERPFQCSQCHKSFTHSSNLQLHLRTHSSRKDFKCQHCGKEFVMLSYLQRHLRTHSTGGAVACTKEAGKVPKGSGASETATLNLNLNVPGGLTSLFPTDGNSTLILSPPNLDIPPNTSQNYFMIQTTSGLQLIPLSNPTPTQPVPPPPPPPPPPPPPQTQNFLLLQCQSNNGNQPSLILVPTASSTNTLPTSSEPQTLPLVQTIPTMSQVLAAPQTQFQQFQPVQTQQRFILTNYNAPLITSQPQSTSTIARPILGTLGRNRKGGTRRGRKPKAATTKSPPTVRTTPVKQPLMFSGVTSTSTTISSATSASSSKTEFPRLNADDPSAVSPVSISQEPGSSSVPAISIMSVTPNSTQQLHLTNSSPMLSSDPESVPVEEIPREHFVLCLKKEMENGGQGDGMEVKVEMEGGNDAGRSFVLQIEGEGQQEEGGNSEGGEKSYVLRFQTEGECEGDAGKEKTEMVSLNLLQEWTGQSEGHGTADAEGSVEVEKSFVLHFQTEPQSEEDIQHSNSGFIGGPGEDLSLSCHPGQALVPLEGQDMVFELGDETKIDGSTGPGDSVQMIALIEGEGNGSGGRGSFKGAVGANSGQMEGIFQLEGGEGIVIIEVSTSSLREGGIEAADAVHTLAEGTEEKQANDSQEAREEVMSDESKLVEAESISSAEMGLIGT; the protein is encoded by the exons ATGGCTAACACTGTTGCTACTCTGGTGGTCCAGACTGAACTCTTACCTTCTCAGACGccctcctccctctctcccttTCCTTCCCTCCTCCCCTCCGTAGAGGATGGAGAGGAAGATGGAGAGAAGGGAGAAGAAGAGGGCAAAGAGTCTGGAACAGTTGGGCTCACAGGTGACATGGTGACATCATCAGCACCCCCTGCAACGGTGGCTCAAAACCCAGAGCATCCATTCCAGTGTTTGGACTGTGGCAAGAGTTTTAAGTGGTCATCCAGATTGGCACATCATCAGAGAAGCCATAACAATGAAAGGCCATATCGTTGTAACCTTTGCCCTAAGGCCTTTAAGGGCTCATCTGCCCTACTATACCACCAGAG GTCTCATTCTGGAGAGAAGCCGTATAAGTGTGATGACTGTGGTAAAGCATTCAAACGCTCTTCTCTACTACAG ATTCATCGGAGTGTGCATACAGGCCTTCGCACTTTCCAGTGCTCCTACTGCCCTTTGACCTTCAAATGGAGCTCACACTACCAGTATCACCTCCGCCAGCACACCGGTGAATGTCCGTACCCATGTGACAGCTGCTCCAAAGCCTTCAAGAACTCCAGCAGCCTGCGTCGCCATAAGAATGTACACCTGGGCTTCAAGCCTTACATCTGTGACGTTTGCAATAAAGCCTTCAGTCAGTCCACTAATCTGCGACAGCACATGCGCATACACACAGGAGAACGCCCTTATGTCTGTGGGGATTGTGGGCGCAGCTTCACGCATTCGTCCAACTTGGCGCTGCATCGTATCTCTCACATAGAAGGAAAGGGGAAAAGTGCTGGGAAGGCCGGAGGGGCTGATTCAGGGTCAGCAGCTCGAGAGATGGAGGTGGTACTGACGGAGGACTTGAACTCTGTTGGGATGAGTATTTCTGAAATGGTTGGGCTCGTTGGTGGACAGGAAGGAGGGGTCGGACAGGTGTTCCTGTCTCACAATACTTCCTCGCCTGTTACCTCGggtacagccaatcagaacatccTGCCACTGCTCACACTCACACCCACTTCCTCCACTGTCACAAGGTCAGAGCATATCCACATGAGCAAGAATGACACAGGTGCTGGTGTTTTGCTGTTTAGTTGTGGCAGCTGTAATGAGACATTTTCAACACAGAGTCACCTTGAGGAGCATCAGACTCTACATCTAGATGGTCTTGGCCCAGGTGGTGGAGGGGTTACTGCAGAAAATAGCGCTGAGGCTGAGGGAGGTGGAGTGTCACTGGTGGGGGCTACACCATTGTTGGCAGACTTTGAAGAGGTTGTTGAAACCACCACAGTTGCAGATAGTGGGCAGACAGCAGAGTTACTTGGTCTGGATGCCATTAGAAATGAGTCAGGGCAGGCACAGTATGATCTTCTGCAGTCCTTTACAGCATCTGTGAATCAGATGCCCACTGATACCGGTGTGCCAACAGCACAAGCTACAACAGAATGTGTCTActgtgggaagagtttcaaaACCAGCAGCGGTCTGACCAGACATGTAGCTCAG gcCCATCCTCTTGCTCTATCAGAGTCGCGTTCTCAGTTCAACTGCTCGGCATGTGATCGCTCCTTccctctgctctcctctctgcTCAACCACCAGCACTCCCACACTCCTGAGCAGAGGCTGCTTGCAGAGGCAGAAGCAGAGATCGTCTGCCCCTCTCTCTCATTGCCCCTGTCCTCATTAAAGAGAGATGgagaagatggagagagagagatccatgTCAGTCTAATTGCTGTTACTGAGGAGGGAGAGAGACGAACAGTAAAGCCATCTGCCAAAGCATCAGGAAAGGGAGCTAGGAGAGGTGGAGGCAATAAGACATCTGCCACAAATAACG AGAGGCCATATCGCTGCTCTGAATGTGGGAAGTCATTCAAAGGTTCATCAGGTCTTCGGTACCACATGAGAGACCACACTGGGGAGAGACCGTATCGATGCACAGAATGTGGCAAGAGCTTCAAAAGGTCCTCACTGCTCTCCATACACCAAAGG GTCCACACAGGTGTGCGGGCTTTTCAGTGCCCCTACTGTCCACTGACCTTTAAGTGGAGCTCACACTATCAGTACCATCTTCGCCAGCACACCGGTGAGCGGCCATATGTATGTCAGGAATGTGGCAAGTCTTTCAAGAACACCAGCTGTCTCCGTCGCCACAGTCAGCTCCATTCTGGCCTACGTCCACACGCTTGCTCTGTGTGTGGTAAGGCTTTCTCTCAAACCTCCAACCTCAAACAGCACGAACGGACACACTCTGGAGAAAGGCCCTTTCAGTGCTCCCAGTGCCACAAGAGCTTCACCCACTCATCCAATCTGCAGCTGCACCTACGCACGCACTCCTCGCGCAAGGACTTCAAGTGCCAACACTGCGGAAAAGAGTTTGTCATGCTCTCCTACCTGCAGAGGCACTTGAGAACTCACAGTACTGGGGGTGCAGTAGCATGTACAAAGGAAGCAGGAAAGGTACCTAAAGGTAGTGGGGCTTCAGAGACAGCAACACTAAATTTAAACTTGAATGTACCTGGAGGGCTTACCTCCTTGTTTCCCACTGATGGCAATTCCACATTGATTCTTTCACCCCCAAATCTTGACATACCTCCAAACACATCCCAGAATTATTTTATGATCCAGACGACTTCAGGGTTGCAACTGATCCCACTATCCAATCCCACACCAACACAGCCTGTccctcctcctccaccacctcctccccCACCACCACCTCCACAGACACAAAATTTCCTGCTGCTTCAGTGCCAGTCCAACAATGGAAACCAGCCTAGTCTTATCCTGGTTCCCACAGCATCCAGTACAAACACTCTTCCCACTTCTTCAGAACCACAGACCCTGCCCTTGGTGCAGACCATTCCGACAATGTCCCAAGTTCTGGCAGCACCCCAAACTCAATTCCAGCAATTTCAACCAGTTCAGACCCAGCAGAGATTTATTTTGACTAATTATAATGCTCCCCTCATTACTTCCCAGCCTCAAAGCACATCGACGATTGCTCGTCCCATTTTAGGCACCCTCGGTCGAAACCGTAAAGGAGGAACCAGGCGTGGACGGAAGCCTAAAGCTGCTACCACAAAATCTCCCCCTACAGTTCGGACCACACCAGTTAAGCAACCGTTAATGTTTTCAGGTGTAACTTCCACATCTACCACAATATCTAGTGCCACTTCTGCTTCTTCTTCAAAGACAGAGTTCCCACGGCTTAATGCTGATGATCCATCGGCTGTGTCACCTGTCAGCATTAGCCAAGAACCTGGAAGCTCTTCAGTTCCTGCAATTAGCATTATGTCAGTGACACCAAACTCCACTCAACAACTCCACTTAACAAACAGTTCCCCCATGTTGAGTAGTGATCCTGAGAGTGTTCCTGTCGAAGAAATTCCTAGGGAACACTTCGTTCTGTGCCTAAAGAAAGAAATGGAGAATGGAGGGCAGGGGGATGGGATGGAGGTGAAGGTGGAAATGGAGGGAGGGAATGATGCAGGGCGGTCGTTTGTATTGCAGATTGAAGGTGAGGGCCAGCAAGAAGAGGGAGGGAATAGTGAGGGAGGAGAGAAGTCATATGTCCTCCGGTTTCAGACAGAGGGAGAATGTGAAGGAGATGCAGGAAAAGAGAAGACCGAAATGGTCTCTCTTAACTTACTTCAAGAGTGGACCGGACAGAGTGAGGGGCATGGAACTGCAGATGCTGAGGGAAGTGTTGAAGTAGAAAAGTCCTTTGTGCTTCATTTCCAAACAGAGCCTCAGAGTGAGGAGGACATTCAACATTCAAACTCAGGCTTCATAGGAGGCCCAGGTGAGGATCTCAGCCTTTCTTGCCATCCGGGTCAAGCCTTAGTGCCTCTGGAAGGGCAGGATATGGTATTTGAGCTTGGTGATGAGACAAAAATAGATGGAAGCACGGGTCCAGGGGACAGTGTTCAAATGATTGCACTGATAGAAGGTGAAGGCAATGGTTCTGGGGGAAGGGGCAGTTTTAAAGGTGCTGTTGGTGCAAACTCTGGGCAAATGGAGGGAATCTTCCAGTTAGAGGGGGGAGAAGGCATTGTTATAATTGAAGTTAGCACCAGCAGTTTGAGAGAGGGTGGAATAGAGGCAGCAGATGCAGTACACACTTTAGCAGAAGGAACTGAGGAAAAACAAGCTAATGATTCACAAGAAGCACGAGAGGAAGTAATGTCAGATGAGTCAAAACTTGTTGAGGCTGAGAGCATATCATCGGCAGAGATGGGACTGATTGGAACTTAG
- the il11a gene encoding uncharacterized protein il11a, which produces MKLLGDSSSSLLLSLLLAQLHLLASAFPAHHRRTQTDFDKLTNQTRHLLKLTQDLLKNPVFATEIDHHRFKSLPAISSRVSDLTTLEFKSTLSQLYADLKSFEHHFEWLNRTTRKQQHSSVPKLTDMISHIKSLINALQRQMTRAEAPRIAVPSPSLPPNPAFHWEVVQSSQELLQQFRLFCDWASRVFLTFKSRLPA; this is translated from the exons TGCTGGGTGACTCCTCCTCATCGCTGCTCCTCTCGCTGCTGTTGGCTCAACTTCATCTGTTAGCATCTGCCTTCCCTGCCCACCACCGGCGGACCCAGACTGACTTTGACAAGCTGACCAATCAGACCAGACACCTTCTGAAGCTGACTCAGGATCTACTG AAAAACCCAGTGTTTGCCACAGAGATTGATCACCATAGGTTCAAGTCTCTTCCAGCGATCAGCAGCAGAGTCAGTGACCTCACCACTCTGGAG TTCAAGTCTACACTTTCTCAGCTCTATGCAGACTTAAAGTCCTTTGAGCACCATTTCGAGTGGCTGAACAGAACAACACGCAAGCAGCAGCACAGCTCAGTACCAAAGCTGACAGACATGATCTCCCACATTAAGAGCCTCATAAACGCCTTACAGCGTCAG atgacCCGAGCAGAGGCTCCCCGGatcgccgttccctctccctcgcTCCCACCTAATCCTGCTTTTCACTGGGAGGTGGTTCAGTCCTCTCAGGAACTCCTGCAGCAGTTCAGGCTCTTCTGTGACTGGGCCTCCCGAGTGTTCCTTACCTTCAAATCCAGATTACCAGCATGA